TGCAGCATTGCCATGTGTGACGGTAACTGAATGTTCCGGAGTTGCGTTTGTTCCCCAGTGCTGCGACTCCCCGCTATCAGGCATTAGTCAAGGTGGCAAACTGCtcggtatttaaaggggttgtccaggaaaaaaaaaaatatatattttaaataggccggggaaggtaaaaaaaaacaaaaaaaaaaaacacctttcccAGCGCGGTCTAGTCCTTCCCCCACGACacatgtgaccgctaaggccaatcagcagcgTCAGCGAAGGACACGTGATGTCACCACCTGTGGGAGGACACTGGGGAGAGTATGAGGAGGAGTGTGATGGGTTTTTTAGCTCTCCCAGCCAacgtaaaatataaaaattttgccTGGACGCCCCTTTAAGGGCCTGTTCCTACAATATGAAGGACAGACGGCTTGTAGGACATGAGGACGATTTCCAATTGATTGATTACATTTTTCTGTGCTGATCTTCCCAACCTTTCAGGTGACGGCGCACGAGCAGACAATAGACGACCCCCCAGAAGATGGCGCTTATATCAGAGGACTCTTCCTAGAAGGCGCTCGGTGGGACAGGCACAAGATGCAGTTAGGAGAATCTCTGCCGAAAATTCTCTACGACGCCTTACCTATAATATGGCTGAAACCAGGAGAAAGCGCCAAGTTTGTCCCGCAGAAGTCGTACTCCTGTCCCGTGTACAAAACCAGCGCACGGCGAGGGACATTGTCTACGACGGGACATTCCACCAACTACGTCCTGCCCATAGAGCTGCCCACGGAGCGGCCGGAGAAACACTGGATAAACCGGGGGGTGGCCGCCCTGTGCCAGCTGGACGACTAGTAACGTCTCTGGGCTCTGCGGGTACATAGGGCGATAGGTCAGGTCACTCACGGCTATAATATGCTCCAGATGTTTTAtcactgtgtgaatgcagccttataagcCACAAGCAACAGGAGCTCACACTATGCTAAaccttgtgatgtcactgtgcaaTAAAAAATACGGAATATCTGGTGTGTGATGTCATCGGCAATCAGAAATGAAATGAGGCTCATTTACATGATGGCAGACTAACGTGCAATTGGGTTCAATAAGTGGATTCCCTAGAAAACGGTTTTCCAGGACTAGAAAGACGTGTTTTTTTCTTCCTAAAGCAGCGCCACACATGGCTTGTGTTTGGTATCGCAGCCGAGCTTCATTGAGATAAATGGGGtgatctgcaataccaatcaCAACCTATAgcaggggtggcgctgttcctgacacaaggcagccatgtttatctaaatctggacaacccctttaagagcatgcAGTAATCGCCGGCTTTTGTGGCAGTGCCCGGTACTGCACCCCAGGTCTGTTTATCGGGTACGGTTTGTGGACAACTGGAGGCGCCATACACAGGACACCAACATCTGCCGTAGCCAAGGAGAGACTAGACAAGGAGGCGACTGTGAACGGGCCGCGTCTGTGTACaatcaaaatctcattcacttggcTGGTGTTGCGAGACGCAGCGTTTTTATTCCGTTGCATTTacacaacttggggcctcagtTAAGCTATTGATCACCCGTCATAAGGATAaatgatcaatatcagattggatgTGAcacaatggagcaggaagcagacagcgccatccTTGGTGTCGTGTACCTTACTGACTGACCTCGCTGACCCCCATGCTCAGTTCTGACCCCTCTAGTCATTAGGCAGCTCCTCTTCCAGTAGGTCACACGTCTGACTTGAGGGTGATGTCTATTCTGTATATTCTGATACAAGGTAACGGCACTAGATACAATAAGATCTGCTTAGAGATCTGTCAGGACCTGTTCACATTGATGCTTCACAGTCCATGTCATTACAATACACTGATTTTACAGTCACCCTTAGGTCAGTGCTCCCATAGGTGATATCTAGAGTCGGCCATGTCTGTAGTGATCACAGGTCCAGCGTATGgtatatactgagcagtgtatataaCGTCTTATCACACAGCGGGCTCAGGTCATGAGATAAGAACGGCTGGACATTATATACCTCCACGAGGTCGTCTCTGCTGATTCCCACCTACTGGAGCATCCGGTGGTCCATGTTAGTCCTCGCAGGATTTCTCGTCCACCCCCCAGTCCTATAATCCTATTATATAATGTGAATGACACATAAAGCGACCATGAGATGCAGCACTTTTTATTTACTGCAGATACAGAGATAACATAGAAGGGTTTCCAGGACTGCGATACCGATGTCCTATCATTAGGACGGGGGGACAATATCATagtccctgaaaacccctttaacacctacTGGCAAGCAATTTACTGGCACGGTCATGTGAATGCTCTGAGGCAGtatataggacactctatagggcagtatacaggGCACTCTATAGGGCAGTATATAGGGCAACCTCAATGCTGTGACCCAGACTAGCAAATATCCTATTGGAGGATCTTGGAGAAGAACAGCCAGTAAAGATTTAGGATAAGGACTAACCTATAATAATGCAAATGGCCACAAAGAGAATCTTAGGACCATTAACAAGCACAGCCCGAGCATAAGAGTAAGAGGACCCGTATATCAGAGCAAAGACATTATGGCGGCAATGACAGATCATggaagacattccctttaaattaagGCAACAGATTGAGCAGCCCAGCTGTTACCTTACAATACGGAGCCTGGAGACATCACAGACAACAGTCCCATATACACGTCAGTCATTGTAGTATTGGAGAAGAAGACGATGATCTGGAGCCGAGGGCCAGGCTGACGCTTAGTGTTTCGGTTCTGTCCTATGACACTAGCACTGACGCACTTAGGAGATTTCGTCATAGGATTTTAGGTAGACGGGTTTGGCTTGTTTCCTCAGCTTCTCCTGTGTGCGCAGGATTTTGCTGTGCGGTACGGCCAGTCCCATCGGAGGTAGGTGAGTCTGACAACACAGAGAGGACGGATCAGTCTCAGAACAGAATCTGTGCCGTAGGTCCGCCATCACGGCCCTGTATAGGGTATATACCCAGTATAGGGTGTATACACCTCTCATCTACTACAGATTACTTACATCTCTATCCAGAAATACTTACAGGTCTGGGGTAAGGGATTCCATAATGTAACCCAATTTCAATGCGCGCGTGGCATTCTTCTATACACTGACGGATGTTCTCTGTGTGTGTCACCTATAAGCACAGAAAGGGGGACAAGCTGAATGACATGCTTACACTCGCTACGGGAGACCCCTTTATGAGGCCCAGGACTCATCACTGCTTCCCTATGATCAGATGATACGGCCAAGGGAAACAATCAGCAAGTCCTCATTCCAGCAATAGGAAATAAATATTTCCAaagattgctaaaaaaaaaaaaaaaaaaggggcattTCAAAAAGTTTAGTTTTTATAAGTTTACAAATTCAAGAATAAAGTAAAAAATTCTGCCCCCTAATGACATCATCAGCCGTGTATGACATGTCCCTCAAGAGCCCTAAAAGCCAAATCCGATGTCACCAGAAGGACGATCTGTACTAGTAAGAGGCAGAATAGGAGGGTACACAGTGCCACCCCCTGGTCACACAGACACATAGCGACAATAGGAGGGTACACAGTGCCACCCCCTGGTCACACAGACACATAGCGACAATAGGAAGGTACACAGTGCCACCCCCTGGTCACACAGACACATAGCGACAATAGGAAGGTACACAGTGCCACCCCCTGGTCACACAGACACATAGCGACAATAGGAGGGTACACAGTGCCACCCCCTGGTCACACAGACACATAGCGACAATAGGAAGGTACACAGTGCCACCCCCTGGTCACACAGACACATAGCGACAATAGGAAGGTACACAGTGCCACCCCCTGGTCACACAGACACATAGCGACAATAGGAGGGTACACAGTGCCACCCCCTGGTCACACAGACACATAGCGACAATAGGAAGGTACACAGTGCCACCCCCTGGTCACACAGACACATAGCGACAATAGGAAGGTACACAGTGCCACCCCCTGGTCACACAGACACATAGCGACAATAGGAAGGTACACAGTGCCACCCCCTGGTCACACAGACACATAGCGACAATAGGAAGGTACACAGTGCCACCCCCTGGTCACACAGACACATAGCGACAATAGGAAGGTACACAGTGCCACCCCCTGGTCACACAGACACATAGCGACAATAGGAAGGTACACAGTGCCACCCCCTGGTCACACAGACACATAGCGACAATAGGAAGGTACACAGTGCCACCCCCtggtcacacagacacacagcGACAATAGGAAGGTACACAGTGCCACCCCCTGGTCACACAGACACATAGCGACAATAGGAAGGTACACAGTGCCACCCCCTGGTCACACAGACACATAGCGACAATAGGAAGGTACACAGTGCCACTCCCTGGTCACACAGACACATAGCGACAATAGGAAGGTACACAGTGCCACCCCCTGGTCACACAGACACATAGCGACAATAGGAAGGTACACAGTGCCACCCCCTGGTCACACAGACACATAGCGACAATAGGAAGGTACACAGTGCCACCCCCtggtcacacagacacacagcGACAATAGGAAGGTACACAGTGCCACCCCCtggtcacacagacacacagcGACAATAGGAAGGTACACAGTGCCACCCCCTGGTCACACAGACACATAGCGACAATAGGAAGGTACACAGTGCCACCCCCTGGTCACACAGACACATAGCGACAATAGGAAGGTACACAGTGCCACCCCCtggtcacacagacacacagcGACAATAGGAAGGTACACAGTGCCACCCCCTGGTCACACAGACACATAGCGACAATAGGAAGGTACACAGTGCCACCCCCTGGTCACACAGACACATAGCGACAATAGGAAGGTACACAGTGCCACCCCCTGGTCACACAGACACATAGCGACAATAGGAAGGTACACAGTGCCACCCCCTGGTCACACAGACACATAGCGACAATAGGAAGGTACACAGTGCCACCCCCTGGTCACACAGACACATAGCGACAATAGGAAGGTACACAGTGCCACCCCCTGGTCACACAGACACATAGCGACAATAGGAAGGTACACAGTGCCACCCCCTGGTCACACAGACACATAGCGACAATAGGAAGGTACACAGTGCCACCCCCTGGTCACACAGACACATAGCGACAATAGGAAGGTACACAGTGCCACCCCCtggtcacacagacacacagcGACAATAGGAAGGTACACAGTGCCACCCCCtggtcacacagacacacagcGACAATAGGAAGGTACACAGTGCCACCCCCTGGTCACACAGACACATAGCGACAATAGGAAGGTACACAGTGCCACCCCCTGGTCACACAGACACATAGCGACAATAGGAAGGTACACAGTGCCACCCCCtggtcacacagacacacagcGACAATAGGAAGGTACACAGTGCCACCCCCtggtcacacagacacacagcGGGTGCGACCACTCGGCAGGTCACTCAGGAGGTCTCtcatttagggctcattcacatcaacATTTACA
This region of Leptodactylus fuscus isolate aLepFus1 chromosome 8, aLepFus1.hap2, whole genome shotgun sequence genomic DNA includes:
- the LYRM1 gene encoding LYR motif-containing protein 1 — translated: MAAATRPEVLGLYRKIFRIARKWKSLSGLEEETTKERRYIVEEARRLFQKNKTVTHTENIRQCIEECHARIEIGLHYGIPYPRPTHLPPMGLAVPHSKILRTQEKLRKQAKPVYLKSYDEIS